A DNA window from Hevea brasiliensis isolate MT/VB/25A 57/8 chromosome 2, ASM3005281v1, whole genome shotgun sequence contains the following coding sequences:
- the LOC110669252 gene encoding calvin cycle protein CP12-3, chloroplastic: MASPSHLFVTALSAPTQEIAILSPSLSLRCGAWKVFLNSLALKRTESKAAMNLRVQAMGGAPKFKGTKMREKQLTEMIERKVMEAKEVCAVDQTSNECKVAWDEVEEVSQAKADFRLKLEKQDPLEYFCQDNPETDECRVYDD, translated from the coding sequence ATGGCATCCCCATCCCACCTTTTCGTGACAGCTTTAAGTGCTCCAACACAAGAAATAGCTATCCTTTCTCCATCTCTTTCGTTGCGATGTGGCGCTTGGAAAGTATTCCTTAATTCACTTGCCTTGAAGAGGACTGAAAGTAAGGCAGCTATGAATCTGAGGGTGCAAGCGATGGGAGGAGCACCCAAGTTCAAAGGGACGAAGATGAGAGAGAAGCAGCTGACGGAGATGATAGAGAGGAAAGTAATGGAAGCGAAGGAGGTGTGTGCGGTAGACCAGACATCCAACGAATGCAAGGTGGCATGGGATGAGGTGGAAGAGGTGAGCCAAGCCAAGGCTGATTTCAGACTTAAGTTGGAGAAACAGGATCCTCTCGAGTATTTCTGCCAGGACAATCCTGAGACTGATGAGTGTCGCGTCTACGACGATTAG
- the LOC110669217 gene encoding LOW QUALITY PROTEIN: mitotic spindle checkpoint protein BUBR1-like (The sequence of the model RefSeq protein was modified relative to this genomic sequence to represent the inferred CDS: deleted 1 base in 1 codon; substituted 1 base at 1 genomic stop codon), with amino-acid sequence MDQIDGLDPELQFLASKQETSYEWELFKENVRPLKGGRNVRLLNDALKSHAHNQLKKSLLETRRRLIEAIDEYKGNDPLLPWLERIKWVQESFPPGGDCSGLIVIYEQCVRAFWHSDRYKDDLRYLKVWLEYAKNCADAEVIYNFLDANEIGKSHSACYVACALHMESKSKMKVANDIFSLGISRDAQPIEKLNDAYKKFLMRSMRKPKVMEDNSEENHLPVRSFGTVLASVGNSKFLLLCSTMLRKFFYYLLGRQNMESADVARSRLNRTGLKRLPFLFIKTQILISCWYISLASQKHKLSIXFSLQHNFSRCSCKDNLFQIPQRPRPQDGGATASACIEVFVDEECAE; translated from the exons ATGGATCAAATAGACGGATTGGACCCGGAGTTGCAGTTTCTTGCCTCAAAGCAGGAGACAAGTTACGAATGGGAACTGTTCAAAGAAAATGTAAGGCCCTTGAAGGGAGGCCGTAACGTTCGTCTCTTGAACGACGCACTTAAATCCCACGCCCACAATCAACTCAAGAAGTCTCTTCTTGAGACTCGAAG GAGGTTGATTGAGGCAATTGATGAGTATAAAGGGAATGATCCTCTCTTGCCATGGCTCGA gcgtATTAAATGGGTTCAAGAGTCATTTCCACCTGGTGGAGATTGCTCAGGACTGATTGTAATATATGAACAATGCGTGCGTGCCTTTTGGCATTCAGACCGCTACAAGGATGATCTTCGCTACCTCAAAGTGTGGCTGGAATAT GCTAAAAACTGTGCTGATGCGGAAGTAATATACAATTTTCTTGATGCAAATGAAATTGGAAAGTCACATTCCGCATGCTATGTAGCATGTGCTTTACATATGGAGTCCAAGTCTAAGATGAAGGTTGCAAATGACATATTCAGTCTTGGGATATCTAG GGATGCTCAACCAATAGAAAAATTGAATGATGCCTACAAGAAATTTCTCATGAGATCAATGAGAAAACCAAAAGTCATGGAG GACAACTCTGAAGAAAATCACTTGCCAGTCCGAAGCTTTGGAACAGTGTTGGCCAGTGTAGGAAATAGTAAGTTTTTGTTGCTATGTTCCACCatgctaagaaaatttttttattatcttcTAGGGAGGCAAAATATGGAGAGTGCTGATGTTGCCAGGAGCAGATTGAACCGGACAG GGCTCAAAAGACTGCCCTTTCTATTTATAAAGACTCAAATACTGATATCATGTTGGTATATCAGCCTGGCAAGTCAAAAACATAAACTCTCA ATCTAGTTCTCACTACAACacaatttttccagatgttcatGTAAAGATAATTTGTTTCAGATTCCACAAAGACCCAGGCCTCAAGATGGAGGAGCAACGGCAAGTGCCTGCATTGAAGTATTTGTTGATGAGGAATGTGCAGAGTGA
- the LOC110669213 gene encoding splicing factor U2af small subunit B, translating to MAEHLASIFGTEKDRVNCPFYFKIGACRHGDRCSRLHNRPTISPTLLLSNMYQRPDMITPGVDAQGQPIDPQKIQEHFEDFYEDIFEELGKFGEIESLNVCDNLADHMIGNVYVQFREEEQAAAALQALQGRFYSGRPIIADFSPVTDFREATCRQYEENNCNRGGYCNFMHVKLIGRDLRRKLFGRYRGYRVSRSRSRSMSPRHRRDRDNDRREKDYRDRDRDYRGNGRRSGDRHDRYDRDGARRRHGSPRRSRSPVREGSEERRARIEQWNREREEKQ from the coding sequence ATGGCGGAGCACTTGGCTTCAATTTTCGGCACGGAGAAAGACCGTGTTAACTGCCCATTCTACTTCAAGATCGGGGCATGCCGCCATGGAGATCGTTGCTCCCGTCTCCACAATCGCCCCACAATATCCCCAACACTCCTCCTGTCCAACATGTATCAGCGCCCCGACATGATCACCCCGGGCGTTGACGCCCAGGGTCAGCCCATCGACCCCCAAAAGATCCAGGAACACTTTGAGGACTTCTACGAAGACATCTTCGAAGAACTGGGCAAGTTTGGTGAGATCGAGAGCCTCAACGTCTGCGATAACCTCGCTGACCATATGATCGGCAACGTCTATGTCCAGTTCAGGGAGGAGGAGCAGGCTGCCGCTGCATTGCAAGCACTACAGGGCCGATTCTACTCCGGTCGCCCGATTATTGCTGATTTTTCACCTGTCACTGATTTCCGTGAAGCTACGTGCAGACAGTATGAGGAAAATAATTGCAACCGTGGGGGTTACTGTAATTTCATGCACGTGAAGTTGATTGGTAGAGATTTGAGGAGGAAACTGTTTGGAAGGTACCGAGGATACAGAGTTAGTAGGAGCCGAAGCAGAAGCATGAGTCCAAGGCACAGGAGGGATAGGGATAATGATAGGCGAGAGAAGGATTATCGGGACCGAGACCGTGATTACCGTGGGAATGGGCGTAGGAGCGGCGACAGGCATGACAGGTATGACAGGGATGGTGCTAGAAGAAGACACGGTAGTCCCAGGCGGAGCAGGAGCCCAGTCAGGGAAGGGAGTGAAGAACGCAGAGCCAGGATTGAACAATGGAACAGAGAGAGGGAGGAGAAGCAGTGA